In Sphingomonas crocodyli, one genomic interval encodes:
- a CDS encoding transposase has protein sequence MGLSEAEWAVIAPLLPSERGRGCRPAGDNRPYFEGMWMARTGSQWRHLPDDYGNWKGVFWRYRRWGATGVFDALL, from the coding sequence ATGGGGCTTTCGGAGGCGGAATGGGCGGTGATCGCGCCATTGCTGCCGTCAGAACGCGGGCGAGGTTGTCGACCTGCGGGCGATAATAGGCCGTATTTCGAAGGCATGTGGATGGCGCGGACGGGCTCGCAATGGCGGCATCTGCCCGACGATTACGGCAACTGGAAAGGCGTGTTTTGGCGTTATCGGCGCTGGGGCGCGACAGGCGTGTTCGACGCCCTGCTCTAA
- a CDS encoding CHAT domain-containing protein: protein MIRQSLTVAGAALLLGCLSGSLVAQAPASVAVRDSFRIGDAGVLCTAQIQPLDKNVKGIFDRGYGVVCRDAASTVGHLYALRANVGSVAAVIASQADAMTCEAPVATTLGNVSSVSESVCTSQEKGLKYKSYSVVRGKTTYVAVGLAGYDAALRLGLQTLVADRPVAGNIEVATTAAGDPAAFARVQAGTLDADAALSQAYLRNNEGSFAEASEFFETLTERDASGSGERSAEYLANVAMQQSNLGNFSAADKLFGQADNRLSAGDALTSRLLRNYRSMHVLNQRKPDEAIALLDRAMPPVERGADADLAGGTISPTLANQINRQNASLEVLGGVDTRLRPYERAAILDGQAEQLRGVALRMKGDYDAALGALAKSNTALGSVRNGQVASTAFIRSETMGEMALISEARGDMPHAEQQFREAQQLLEIDYPKSIAALAAKARHAAFLARQGKADESLELYGAVVTDSQGMAGSSTAIGSMLGPYFALLAPRVEADPKAASAMFAASQVMVRPGVAQTQAVFARELSGGDDEASSLFRQSVTLSRDVARTSGEVSRLVAAKTGDAESPELVAARQRLTALEQDQTALQSRLADYPRYRVLSPQLLEVAELQRMLKPTEAYYQMRVVDRDIYALVVTPTSVRAAKADIDFRTLEFDVRTLRDTIVRMENGEPATYPFNLKLARKLYLALFAPFDDILAGTTGLVYEPDGPMLELPANLLPMRQADVDAYYTRIKNPKADDYDFRGVQWLGKDRDVTTAVSARSFADIRSIPPSRAKQAYLGLGHNAIPSRDVALFRRPAPGDTADCEWPIDNWGNPISEAELGIAQRAFSREGAQLITGAAFSDTALRERTDLNDFRILHFATHGLVTAPSAQCPARPALLTSFGAQGSDGLLSFREIYDLKLDADLVILSACDTAGMATVEATRDAGIATGGNFALDGLVRAFVGAGARSIIASHWPIPDDYNATKRLMTSLFDAPSGTPVGTALRNGQRLLMDSAETSHPFYWSAFAIVGDSTQPLLPAGDQQTAMLAPHRDQ from the coding sequence ATGATCCGTCAGTCTCTAACGGTCGCGGGCGCGGCTTTGCTGCTGGGGTGCCTGTCGGGCAGTCTGGTCGCGCAGGCACCCGCCAGCGTCGCTGTACGCGACAGCTTCCGGATCGGCGACGCCGGGGTCTTGTGCACCGCACAGATTCAGCCGCTTGATAAAAATGTTAAGGGCATATTCGATCGTGGCTATGGCGTGGTGTGCCGCGACGCCGCCTCGACAGTCGGCCACCTCTACGCGCTGCGCGCCAACGTCGGTTCTGTGGCGGCGGTCATTGCGAGTCAGGCGGACGCCATGACATGCGAAGCTCCAGTTGCCACGACGTTGGGGAACGTTTCGTCCGTATCGGAAAGCGTCTGCACTTCCCAAGAAAAGGGCCTGAAGTATAAGAGCTATTCGGTTGTACGCGGCAAAACCACTTATGTCGCCGTGGGGCTTGCGGGGTATGACGCCGCTCTCAGGCTCGGCCTGCAGACGCTCGTTGCCGATCGCCCGGTTGCCGGGAATATTGAGGTGGCCACGACGGCCGCTGGTGACCCGGCGGCCTTCGCGCGCGTACAAGCAGGCACGCTCGATGCCGATGCCGCGCTGTCACAGGCCTATTTGCGCAACAATGAAGGCAGCTTTGCCGAGGCGTCGGAGTTTTTCGAGACGCTGACCGAGCGCGATGCATCTGGCAGCGGCGAGCGCTCGGCAGAGTATCTCGCGAACGTCGCTATGCAGCAATCGAATCTCGGCAACTTCTCTGCAGCCGACAAGCTGTTTGGCCAGGCCGACAACCGACTGTCGGCAGGCGATGCGCTGACAAGCCGGCTGCTGCGCAATTACCGGTCCATGCACGTCCTCAATCAGCGTAAACCTGATGAGGCGATTGCGTTGCTCGATCGGGCAATGCCTCCGGTGGAGCGCGGTGCGGATGCCGATCTTGCCGGCGGTACCATCAGCCCGACTCTCGCCAATCAGATCAATCGGCAAAATGCCTCGCTCGAGGTCCTTGGTGGCGTCGACACCCGGCTGCGACCTTATGAGCGGGCAGCGATCCTTGACGGGCAGGCCGAGCAGTTGCGGGGTGTCGCATTGCGCATGAAAGGCGATTATGACGCCGCGCTGGGGGCGCTTGCCAAGTCGAACACGGCATTGGGATCGGTGCGCAATGGCCAGGTGGCTTCGACCGCATTTATCCGGTCGGAAACGATGGGCGAGATGGCGCTGATCAGTGAAGCCCGGGGCGATATGCCCCATGCCGAGCAGCAGTTCCGTGAAGCCCAACAGCTCTTAGAGATCGACTATCCCAAGTCGATCGCTGCACTTGCCGCCAAAGCGCGTCATGCCGCTTTCCTGGCGCGTCAGGGCAAGGCAGATGAATCCCTCGAATTGTACGGCGCGGTTGTCACCGACAGCCAGGGAATGGCGGGATCATCGACCGCTATCGGATCGATGCTCGGGCCATATTTCGCGCTGCTCGCACCGCGCGTTGAAGCAGACCCCAAGGCAGCCAGCGCGATGTTTGCGGCATCGCAGGTCATGGTCCGGCCAGGTGTCGCCCAAACGCAGGCGGTGTTCGCGCGCGAGCTGTCGGGCGGGGACGACGAGGCATCGTCGCTGTTTCGGCAATCGGTCACTCTGTCGCGCGACGTTGCACGAACCAGTGGCGAGGTCTCGCGACTGGTTGCTGCCAAAACGGGTGACGCGGAAAGTCCTGAGCTCGTCGCGGCGCGTCAGCGTCTGACTGCTCTTGAGCAGGATCAGACCGCGTTGCAGTCACGGCTTGCCGACTATCCTCGCTACCGTGTTCTTTCTCCGCAGCTTCTCGAGGTCGCAGAGCTGCAAAGGATGCTGAAGCCCACTGAAGCTTATTATCAGATGCGAGTGGTCGACCGCGATATTTATGCGCTGGTCGTAACCCCGACTTCGGTCCGCGCGGCCAAGGCTGATATCGATTTCCGCACGCTCGAGTTTGATGTGCGCACGCTGCGCGACACGATTGTGCGCATGGAGAATGGCGAACCCGCCACTTATCCATTCAATCTGAAGCTTGCTCGAAAGCTCTATTTGGCTCTGTTCGCGCCGTTCGATGACATTCTGGCGGGTACCACCGGCCTTGTTTATGAGCCCGACGGCCCGATGCTCGAACTGCCGGCCAATTTGCTGCCGATGCGGCAGGCTGACGTCGACGCTTATTATACTAGGATCAAGAATCCCAAGGCCGACGACTATGATTTCCGGGGCGTGCAGTGGCTCGGCAAGGATCGCGACGTCACGACGGCCGTATCTGCGCGCTCGTTCGCAGACATCAGGTCCATTCCCCCTTCGCGTGCCAAGCAGGCTTATCTCGGCCTGGGGCATAATGCGATCCCGTCGCGCGATGTGGCGCTGTTCCGTCGTCCGGCTCCAGGTGACACTGCGGATTGTGAGTGGCCGATCGACAATTGGGGCAATCCGATCTCAGAAGCAGAGCTGGGCATCGCGCAGCGCGCCTTCAGCCGCGAGGGAGCTCAGCTGATCACCGGTGCCGCTTTCAGCGATACCGCTCTGCGCGAGCGTACCGATCTCAACGACTTTCGCATCCTCCACTTCGCTACGCACGGTCTCGTAACTGCCCCGAGCGCGCAATGTCCTGCGCGACCTGCGCTGCTCACGTCGTTTGGCGCGCAGGGATCAGATGGCTTGCTGTCGTTCCGAGAGATTTATGACCTGAAGCTTGATGCGGATCTCGTGATCTTGTCGGCCTGTGACACGGCCGGCATGGCAACGGTTGAAGCCACGCGGGATGCCGGCATCGCGACCGGCGGTAACTTTGCGCTCGACGGTCTGGTTCGTGCGTTCGTGGGAGCGGGGGCCCGCTCGATCATCGCGAGCCACTGGCCGATCCCCGACGACTATAATGCTACCAAGCGGCTGATGACGTCACTGTTCGATGCACCGTCCGGCACGCCGGTGGGCACGGCGTTGCGCAATGGCCAGCGTCTGCTTATGGACAGTGCAGAGACGTCGCACCCGTTCTATTGGTCGGCTTTTGCGATCGTCGGTGACAGCACCCAGCCGCTGCTCCCAGCCGGCGACCAGCAGACAGCGATGCTTGCCCCCCATCGCGACCAGTAA
- a CDS encoding beta strand repeat-containing protein, with product MSAYRHDRVSHGAALLIRLARSTALASAWLAAPLLAQSATPSFNATSATVASGAVTMDRGVTTPGTDVYTVGSSTAVIDFVPTDQAINPGAVIDFQGANTTAIYQSTPGGPNFTVLNRIVPTDVSRPVAFNGDVASRLVNASNVATTGGSVWFYSPGGIVIADGATFDVGNLLLTTADPTGGSGTISSTNSFDLASTPNGGGIVNILSGATINATQNNSYIAVVAPIVFQRGTINVNGSAAFVAAETARVTFNQGLFDIDVMVGSSAANGFPLQLRGSITGPAGTSASPNHGIYAVAVPKNDAVTMIIAPDGNFGFTPANSISVASDGIYLQAGADLSIAAGADIADRIQQMPGQSVNASLSIDRGVFTSSVAARAGNTLSLQPANGMSIDFQSSAAFATTTAALGNLDEVEVGGDLSVRVRNDLTLTQEIGAPGNVSISTEGTLRYASIASGRSIDLFARNNIIGGAITAGLDPQADEARIDVFVGTGSISTGAIRGQNIDLGFDEDGTGSISTGLITTETLEVFGQGDVTIGGVAGSDLYPNISSSDGFLIAIESASGRVQTGQITAAGFVGLSAGTSISTGNITTTSGVLALASQDVGMMSVTTGSGESLFISNRSITSSNASFSELEGINDVDNDFDRTILRSAAPVRLQGSVTLSGPVSTGYLQAAASGAITTASLDVSTLLSLNAGSFLTLGSVTTPADVSLSADAGITAGAISSNSLAIRSGAGEIRTESLTARRGLTLNGATGVTAGNLTAMNSISVNGNNGGIALGNVESTGGRVVLGAAQSVLAGNVRAAGSIAITSNGAVTAGDLTAGTGPLVGEGNGGLGSGAQSSAPAGIAPGFNAFTLTRCDDCASGATPLSFTANFFGTNFTNTFVSSNGYLTFNSGQSSYTPTGLGANYSGQPIIAAFFADVDVRGVGSAPVTYGTGTYVGRNAFGATWNGVGYFSSRTDKLNNFQIILSDRADTGAGNFDIYLNYTNVQWETGNVNGGVNGLGGNSAAVGFNAGTGNQAGTFFELPGSRVPGSFINGGTSPLAQYSANGVQGQVLFNVRNGMVVTSDAGPATVTINNSGATGAARNVAVGNITGEAVSIDSAGSVATGNITIAGANGASVPTPSATMPSAGIIDISAAAGDIAVGGMSNTGIISLDAAGNITINGASSGGAISFASNDITIGANASVTGQTINLLSRSTTGPAMLGGTGGNNAYVLDAAEISRLRAGSIAFSQPESEGRVPGGDAQVIVRDLTLIGSAGATPNLIGAEGSFTISSPGSIRVIGNVRLNDAGADNLLSFAAGDSFDLVTDAGSVGVFGTGNALGGRLSIFASDMTVADQALFDLAARTDFDDVTAPEVIAAIGRPAARTRPEGYLQAGNLDLVARDFIAIQNSGTAQLAGGFSANNLTITSLAGGREQTIDNSLNVVIYGRVTGPTGDFLTNQATRDAITFVTGESSGDLTGFSAPSVVNGCVIGGGACSTSNDTATPATIVASIRDLVDGPLSGQQGDQAFSVPSVQIETGVDLSALTTSSIITEPVASAGNASLWQSATLSDGSSGLIQSGRRGLDNAPQRKKLREKRR from the coding sequence ATGTCCGCTTATCGGCACGACAGGGTTTCGCACGGTGCTGCCCTTCTTATCCGCCTGGCGCGCTCGACCGCGCTTGCCTCGGCCTGGCTGGCCGCTCCGTTGCTCGCGCAATCGGCAACCCCATCGTTTAACGCAACCAGCGCGACCGTTGCCTCGGGCGCGGTGACGATGGATCGCGGCGTTACAACGCCCGGAACCGACGTCTATACCGTCGGATCCTCGACCGCGGTCATCGATTTTGTGCCGACTGACCAGGCCATCAACCCTGGCGCGGTGATCGACTTTCAGGGCGCTAATACGACCGCAATCTATCAGAGCACCCCGGGCGGTCCTAACTTCACCGTGCTCAACCGGATTGTGCCCACCGATGTCAGCCGTCCGGTGGCATTCAATGGCGACGTGGCCAGCCGCCTCGTCAACGCCTCGAATGTCGCGACCACGGGCGGATCTGTCTGGTTCTACAGCCCGGGCGGCATCGTGATCGCCGACGGGGCGACCTTTGACGTCGGCAATCTGCTGCTGACGACCGCCGATCCGACGGGGGGCTCGGGAACGATCAGTTCGACGAACAGCTTCGATCTGGCGAGCACCCCCAATGGTGGCGGTATCGTCAATATTTTGTCGGGCGCCACGATCAACGCGACGCAGAACAATAGTTATATCGCGGTCGTCGCGCCGATCGTCTTTCAACGCGGCACAATCAACGTCAACGGTTCGGCGGCATTTGTCGCAGCCGAGACCGCGCGGGTCACTTTCAATCAGGGCCTGTTCGACATCGATGTGATGGTGGGTTCGAGTGCGGCCAACGGTTTCCCGCTTCAGTTGCGCGGATCGATCACGGGCCCCGCTGGCACCTCAGCTTCGCCCAATCATGGCATTTACGCGGTCGCGGTCCCAAAAAACGACGCGGTGACGATGATCATCGCGCCCGATGGCAATTTCGGGTTCACGCCAGCCAACAGCATCTCGGTCGCGAGCGACGGTATCTATCTCCAGGCAGGGGCCGATCTGAGCATTGCGGCCGGTGCCGATATTGCTGATCGCATCCAGCAAATGCCCGGGCAGTCCGTCAACGCCAGCCTGTCGATAGATCGCGGTGTCTTCACCTCGTCGGTTGCCGCACGCGCTGGAAATACGCTTTCGCTTCAGCCTGCCAATGGCATGTCGATCGATTTCCAGTCGAGTGCCGCTTTCGCCACCACGACAGCCGCGCTCGGCAACTTGGATGAGGTCGAAGTGGGCGGAGACCTGTCCGTCCGGGTGCGCAACGACCTGACGCTGACCCAGGAAATCGGGGCGCCGGGCAACGTGTCGATCAGCACAGAAGGTACGCTGCGCTATGCGAGCATCGCAAGCGGCCGATCGATCGACCTGTTCGCTCGTAATAATATTATCGGTGGCGCGATTACCGCGGGACTGGATCCGCAAGCTGATGAAGCCCGGATCGACGTCTTCGTCGGAACCGGATCGATCTCGACCGGCGCGATACGGGGTCAGAACATTGACCTGGGTTTCGATGAGGACGGGACGGGCAGCATCTCCACCGGCCTGATCACGACCGAAACGCTCGAAGTATTCGGACAAGGCGATGTGACGATCGGGGGCGTCGCAGGTTCAGACCTTTACCCCAACATCAGCAGTTCTGATGGTTTCCTTATCGCGATCGAGTCCGCCAGCGGACGCGTTCAGACCGGTCAGATTACCGCCGCTGGCTTTGTGGGATTGAGCGCGGGAACGAGCATCTCGACCGGCAATATCACAACGACATCCGGCGTCCTGGCGCTTGCATCGCAGGATGTGGGCATGATGTCGGTCACGACCGGCTCGGGTGAAAGCCTTTTCATCTCGAACCGCAGTATCACGAGCAGCAACGCGTCGTTCTCGGAGCTCGAGGGCATCAACGATGTCGACAACGACTTCGATCGCACCATCTTGCGTAGCGCCGCCCCGGTCCGTCTCCAGGGATCGGTGACGCTTTCCGGACCGGTCAGCACGGGCTATCTTCAAGCCGCGGCGAGCGGCGCGATCACAACAGCCTCGCTTGATGTGAGCACGCTGCTTTCGCTGAATGCGGGGTCGTTCCTGACCCTCGGCAGTGTCACGACACCTGCCGATGTCAGCTTGAGTGCGGACGCCGGTATAACGGCCGGCGCGATCTCAAGCAATTCGCTCGCAATACGCTCCGGCGCTGGCGAGATCAGAACCGAAAGCCTGACGGCGCGGCGTGGCCTGACGCTGAACGGCGCCACTGGCGTTACCGCCGGCAATTTGACGGCGATGAACAGCATCAGTGTCAACGGCAATAACGGCGGAATAGCCCTGGGCAATGTGGAGTCGACCGGCGGACGCGTTGTGCTCGGCGCGGCCCAGTCGGTGCTCGCGGGCAATGTTCGTGCCGCAGGGTCCATCGCGATCACGTCCAACGGCGCGGTGACCGCCGGCGACCTCACGGCAGGAACGGGTCCGCTCGTCGGAGAAGGCAATGGTGGACTTGGGAGCGGCGCACAATCATCGGCGCCGGCCGGCATTGCGCCAGGCTTCAACGCCTTTACGCTGACGCGTTGCGATGACTGCGCCAGTGGCGCGACGCCGCTGTCATTCACCGCCAACTTCTTCGGCACCAACTTTACCAATACGTTCGTCAGCTCGAACGGCTATCTGACCTTCAACAGCGGTCAGAGCAGCTACACGCCGACCGGACTCGGCGCGAATTATAGCGGTCAGCCGATCATCGCTGCCTTCTTCGCCGACGTGGACGTCCGCGGCGTGGGATCGGCGCCGGTCACTTATGGCACGGGCACCTATGTCGGCCGCAACGCCTTCGGCGCCACCTGGAACGGTGTCGGCTATTTTAGCAGTCGGACCGACAAGCTGAACAATTTCCAGATCATCTTGTCTGATCGGGCTGATACTGGTGCAGGCAATTTCGACATCTATCTCAACTACACGAATGTTCAGTGGGAGACCGGCAACGTCAATGGCGGCGTAAACGGCCTGGGTGGAAACTCGGCCGCCGTTGGTTTCAACGCTGGCACCGGCAACCAGGCCGGCACCTTCTTCGAACTGCCCGGATCGCGCGTTCCCGGCAGCTTCATCAATGGGGGAACATCGCCGCTTGCCCAGTACAGCGCCAATGGCGTTCAGGGGCAGGTCCTGTTCAATGTTCGCAACGGTATGGTCGTTACCAGCGACGCCGGACCAGCGACGGTCACCATCAACAACAGTGGTGCTACGGGAGCGGCCCGCAACGTCGCAGTCGGCAACATTACCGGTGAAGCCGTCTCGATCGACAGCGCGGGCAGCGTAGCGACCGGCAATATCACGATCGCCGGCGCGAACGGGGCCAGCGTACCGACACCCTCGGCGACCATGCCGTCGGCCGGGATCATCGATATTTCGGCGGCCGCTGGTGACATTGCCGTTGGCGGCATGAGCAATACCGGCATTATCAGCCTCGACGCCGCCGGCAATATCACGATCAATGGCGCATCAAGCGGCGGTGCAATCAGTTTTGCCAGCAATGATATCACGATCGGCGCCAATGCCAGCGTGACCGGGCAGACGATCAATCTCCTCTCGCGCTCGACGACCGGCCCCGCAATGCTGGGCGGGACGGGTGGCAACAATGCTTATGTGCTCGACGCCGCGGAGATAAGCCGCCTGCGGGCAGGTTCGATCGCATTCAGTCAGCCGGAAAGCGAAGGCCGCGTGCCCGGCGGCGATGCACAGGTCATCGTGCGGGATCTGACTTTGATTGGGTCCGCTGGCGCGACACCCAATCTGATCGGGGCGGAGGGCTCCTTCACCATCAGCTCGCCGGGCAGCATCCGCGTGATCGGCAATGTCCGCCTGAACGACGCCGGGGCGGACAACCTGCTGTCGTTCGCCGCTGGCGACTCTTTTGATCTTGTCACCGATGCTGGTTCGGTTGGTGTGTTTGGGACAGGCAATGCCCTGGGCGGCCGCCTCTCCATCTTTGCATCCGACATGACAGTTGCAGATCAGGCGCTTTTCGATCTCGCGGCGCGGACCGATTTCGACGACGTCACCGCGCCGGAAGTCATCGCAGCCATCGGAAGGCCCGCCGCGCGGACCCGGCCGGAGGGTTATTTGCAAGCAGGAAATCTCGATCTGGTCGCGAGAGACTTCATTGCAATCCAGAACAGCGGCACAGCGCAGCTTGCCGGTGGCTTCAGCGCCAATAACCTCACGATCACGAGTTTGGCAGGCGGTCGAGAGCAGACGATCGATAATAGTCTGAATGTCGTCATCTACGGGCGCGTTACCGGTCCGACCGGCGATTTCCTGACGAACCAGGCGACGCGCGACGCAATTACGTTTGTCACCGGAGAATCGAGTGGCGACCTGACTGGCTTCTCCGCGCCGTCGGTGGTTAACGGATGCGTGATTGGCGGAGGCGCCTGCAGCACCTCGAACGATACGGCGACCCCGGCTACGATCGTGGCGAGCATCCGCGATCTCGTCGACGGCCCGTTGTCCGGCCAGCAGGGCGATCAGGCCTTCAGCGTCCCATCGGTGCAGATCGAGACGGGCGTTGACCTGAGTGCGCTGACGACGAGCTCGATCATCACCGAACCCGTAGCCAGCGCGGGCAATGCTAGCCTTTGGCAGAGTGCTACGCTCTCTGATGGCAGTTCTGGCCTGATCCAGTCGGGCCGACGGGGCCTGGACAATGCGCCGCAACGAAAGAAGCTCAGGGAGAAGCGCCGATGA
- a CDS encoding ShlB/FhaC/HecB family hemolysin secretion/activation protein — protein sequence MAQQAPTPALPNSGLPTREEVTPPPAPSAPDKPRLKVEGDIERSACALSDPAYKDVRITLSGATFNNLGPVSPAELAPVYQAYLGKDVSASAICEIRDAAATKLRQMGYLAAVQVPTQKIEDGVVRFEVLYARVVAVRVRGDAGKAETLIASYLGKLTRDPVFNRNSAERYLLLARDLPGYDVRLALKPTGAAPGELIGDITVVRRPADIDANIQNYASRATGRFGGQIRGQFYGLTGLGDRTSVALYSTADFKEQQILQLGHDMRVGGEGLTLSGRFTYAWTKPEIAATTGVVKARTLFGTAEASYPFLRSQRANLTFAGGLDIVNQTVRFGGTPISRDRLRVAYLRVDGDVVDLNRAAAPAWRLAYTAELRQGLDIFSAREGFSGGVGSSRSDGDAESTSLRLSGLAEWTPGSNVTISLAPRAQYAFDPLMSFEEFSAGTYTIGRGYDPGTLIGDHGIGGTLEVRVNRLRPFTQLDATFQPFVFVDSAWIWNKNAGIGAQRLTSVGGGVRASLSGHMRLDATLAVPTKRAGLQPDRGDVRFLVSLTTKLFPWKAR from the coding sequence TTGGCCCAGCAGGCGCCAACGCCCGCGCTTCCCAATTCAGGCTTGCCGACGCGCGAGGAGGTGACGCCGCCGCCGGCGCCCTCCGCACCGGACAAGCCACGGCTCAAAGTTGAAGGTGATATCGAGCGATCGGCCTGCGCGCTGTCCGATCCCGCCTACAAAGACGTCCGCATTACGCTTTCGGGGGCAACCTTCAATAATCTGGGTCCAGTTTCGCCAGCCGAACTCGCGCCAGTCTATCAGGCCTATCTCGGCAAAGACGTGTCAGCGAGTGCCATCTGCGAAATCCGCGATGCCGCTGCGACCAAACTGCGACAGATGGGCTACCTCGCGGCTGTTCAGGTACCGACGCAGAAGATCGAAGACGGCGTGGTGCGCTTCGAAGTGCTTTATGCCCGGGTTGTGGCGGTCCGTGTGCGCGGTGACGCTGGCAAGGCAGAGACACTGATCGCCAGTTATCTGGGCAAGCTGACCCGTGATCCTGTGTTCAACCGAAACAGCGCCGAGCGCTATTTGCTCCTGGCGCGCGATCTGCCGGGCTATGATGTGCGGCTTGCCCTCAAGCCGACCGGTGCCGCGCCCGGCGAACTCATCGGCGACATCACCGTTGTGCGGCGGCCTGCCGATATCGATGCCAACATTCAGAATTATGCGTCGCGGGCGACCGGCCGGTTCGGCGGTCAGATACGTGGCCAGTTCTACGGCCTGACCGGCCTCGGGGACCGTACCTCGGTCGCATTATACTCGACCGCGGACTTCAAGGAGCAGCAGATCCTGCAGCTCGGGCACGATATGCGTGTGGGCGGGGAGGGGCTGACCCTGTCCGGCCGCTTCACCTATGCATGGACCAAGCCCGAAATCGCCGCCACGACAGGCGTCGTCAAGGCACGCACTTTGTTCGGCACAGCCGAAGCGAGCTACCCCTTCTTGCGCAGCCAGCGCGCTAACCTCACCTTCGCCGGTGGTCTCGATATCGTCAACCAGACGGTACGGTTCGGTGGCACGCCGATCAGCCGCGACAGGCTTCGTGTCGCCTATCTGCGCGTGGATGGCGATGTTGTTGACCTGAACCGCGCAGCTGCGCCTGCCTGGCGCCTGGCTTATACGGCTGAGTTGCGGCAGGGCCTCGACATCTTCTCCGCGCGCGAAGGCTTTTCCGGTGGAGTGGGTTCGAGCCGCAGTGATGGCGACGCGGAAAGCACCTCGCTTCGTCTGAGCGGTCTGGCCGAATGGACACCGGGGTCGAACGTCACAATCTCGCTCGCCCCGCGCGCGCAATATGCCTTCGATCCGCTGATGAGCTTCGAGGAGTTTTCCGCGGGCACCTACACGATCGGTCGCGGCTATGATCCGGGCACGTTGATTGGCGATCATGGCATTGGCGGGACGCTGGAGGTGCGTGTCAATCGTCTCCGGCCGTTCACGCAATTGGACGCGACATTCCAGCCGTTCGTTTTTGTCGACTCAGCTTGGATCTGGAACAAGAATGCAGGGATTGGCGCGCAACGGTTGACCTCGGTTGGCGGCGGCGTGCGCGCCAGCCTTTCGGGCCACATGCGCCTCGACGCAACGCTCGCGGTGCCAACGAAGCGCGCCGGCCTTCAGCCTGATCGCGGGGATGTTCGCTTCCTCGTCTCGCTTACGACCAAACTTTTTCCGTGGAAGGCACGCTGA
- a CDS encoding PEPxxWA-CTERM sorting domain-containing protein, with amino-acid sequence MLRQLVTAKFLKLSLAATCPVAGTVALSLALPPVRAAVHRATSPRQYAKPKTRERVAAPSVMPRPQSCQALEPFSLAELPVILPSLTQTVLPDQSPEDTIASLTSVSGAPFGPGSGSRAAQPARRTASRNALTDDLQRTDTQVDSFVASVETNIVVSAAPEPGTWVQLLTGFGIIGFAMRRMRRSYERDIQPV; translated from the coding sequence ATGCTTCGGCAGCTTGTCACTGCGAAATTTCTCAAGCTTAGCCTGGCGGCCACCTGCCCGGTCGCGGGGACTGTTGCCCTGAGCCTTGCCCTCCCGCCGGTTCGCGCTGCGGTCCATCGCGCGACGAGTCCCAGGCAATATGCCAAGCCCAAAACGCGCGAGCGTGTCGCTGCTCCATCCGTAATGCCCCGTCCCCAGTCGTGCCAGGCGCTTGAACCTTTCAGCCTTGCGGAACTGCCCGTAATACTCCCGTCCCTCACCCAGACTGTTCTTCCCGACCAGTCTCCTGAAGACACTATTGCCAGCCTTACGTCAGTGAGCGGCGCGCCTTTTGGTCCTGGCTCTGGAAGCAGAGCAGCCCAACCCGCGCGGCGGACTGCGAGCCGAAACGCACTGACCGATGATCTCCAACGTACTGACACGCAGGTGGATAGCTTCGTCGCCAGTGTGGAGACCAATATAGTTGTCTCGGCGGCGCCAGAACCTGGAACATGGGTCCAACTTCTAACAGGGTTCGGCATCATCGGCTTCGCCATGCGAAGGATGCGTCGATCATATGAGCGCGACATCCAACCTGTTTAA